A single genomic interval of Arachis duranensis cultivar V14167 chromosome 7, aradu.V14167.gnm2.J7QH, whole genome shotgun sequence harbors:
- the LOC107458186 gene encoding cytochrome P450 CYP82D47-like: MLQYLDAIIAGVAGTLIISYCLYLAKRAALPPLDGHRKKPPMAAGQWPLIGHLHLLGGSGQLPYEKLGDLADLYGPIFSIRIGVHTAVVVSSWELAKECFTTLDAIVSSRPKFTAAKILTYDYVNFAFAPYGEFWREIRKIVASELLSARRFDMLRGIRDSEVEASVKEMYRKCVDKSDVVEMKRWLGDLNLNAVLRMVVGKRYTARSEDEWREVGRIRRVFREFFRLTGVHVIGDAIPFLGWLDFGGQVKEMKKTAKEMDEIICEWLKDHRRRRECGDDDQSDAQTEQDFIDVLLSVLHNGADLDGYDLDTVIKATSLMIISGATDTTAVTMIWTLSLLINHQHALKKVRDELDEQVGKERLVKESDINKLTYLQAVVKESMRLYPAGPLSGPREFTEDCTLGGYHIKAGTRMFLNIWKLHRDPRVWLDPLEFKPERFLTTHKDLDVKGQHFELLPFGGGRRSCPGITFGVQMTHLALAAFLHAFEVTTPFDAPVDMSASFGLTMMKATPFELLLKPRLSPSIYH, translated from the exons ATGCTCCAGTATCTTGACGCCATAATAGCCGGAGTTGCCGGCACACTTATCATTTCGTACTGCTTGTACTTGGCCAAGAGGGCAGCACTACCACCACTTGATGGTCACCGAAAGAAGCCACCCATGGCCGCAGGTCAGTGGCCATTGATAGGTCATCTTCACCTCCTAGGCGGTTCAGGCCAGCTACCATACGAAAAACTTGGAGACTTAGCAGACTTGTACGGTCCCATATTCAGCATCAGAATCGGTGTTCACACTGCCGTGGTTGTGAGTTCTTGGGAGTTAGCGAAGGAGTGTTTCACAACCCTGGATGCCATCGTCTCCTCTCGTCCCAAGTTCACTGCCGCAAAGATTCTCACATATGATTATGTCAATTTTGCGTTCGCTCCTTACGGTGAATTTTGGCGCGAGATTCGCAAGATAGTCGCTTCAGAGTTACTCTCCGCTCGCCGGTTCGACATGCTTCGGGGTATTAGGGATTCAGAGGTGGAGGCATCGGTGAAAGAGATGTACAGAAAATGCGTCGATAAAAGTGATGTGGTGGAGATGAAGAGGTGGTTGGGGGATTTGAACCTGAACGCGGTTCTGAGGATGGTTGTGGGGAAGCGATACACGGCGAGAAGCGAAGATGAGTGGCGGGAAGTAGGGAGGATCAGGAGGGTGTTCAGGGAGTTCTTTCGTCTGACGGGAGTGCACGTGATAGGGGACGCCATTCCTTTTCTTGGATGGCTTGATTTTGGTGGCCAAGTGAAGGAGATGAAGAAGACTGCTAAGGAGATGGACGAGATCATTTGTGAGTGGTTGAAAGATCATCGGAGAAGAAGAGAGTGCGGTGATGATGATCAGAGTGACGCCCAAACAGAACAAGACTTCATTGACGTCTTGCTTTCTGTCCTTCATAATGGCGCTGATCTTGATGGTTATGATCTTGACACTGTCATCAAAGCCACCTCTTTG ATGATAATTTCAGGGGCAACGGATACAACAGCAGTTACAATGATATGGACACTTTCGTTGCTAATAAATCATCAGCACGCTTTGAAGAAAGTTCGGGACGAACTAGATGAACAAGTAGGCAAGGAGAGACTAGTGAAGGAATCAGATATTAACAAGCTAACATACCTTCAAGCTGTGGTAAAAGAATCAATGCGATTGTACCCAGCTGGGCCACTCTCAGGACCTCGAGAATTCACAGAAGATTGTACCTTGGGAGGTTATCATATCAAAGCAGGTACACGAATGTTCTTGAACATTTGGAAGCTTCACAGAGACCCTCGTGTATGGTTAGATCCATTGGAATTCAAGCCAGAAAGGTTTCTAACCACACACAAGGATCTGGATGTGAAGGGTCAGCATTTCGAGCTTCTTCCCTTTGGCGGTGGAAGAAGGTCGTGTCCTGGGATAACGTTTGGGGTTCAGATGACGCATTTGGCATTGGctgcattcttgcatgcatttgaGGTAACTACACCCTTTGATGCTCCCGTCGATATGAGTGCCTCGTTTGGACTCACAATGATGAAAGCCACACCATTCGAGCTTTTGCTCAAACCTCGTctatctccttctatttatcaTTGA